The following proteins come from a genomic window of Paenibacillus swuensis:
- a CDS encoding carbohydrate-binding protein, producing MSFFKPGMWVVLICMFAGLITSMAIPSPAMAATLSITQHKLGNIYQTGETVSFGITTDQSSVDYSVTDYLGKVMASGNKPVNGSTTLTLSLSAKGYFKLDLNAKSGASVVASKSTTFAILAPFDTSGISDSFFSVQTHFGNSTRQHPEIAPLLQLMGVKTVRDTQRWEYIETTKGTYAFQPFLTDYMTALSNKGIKPLMTLALDHSLYDNDGNGTGVTPYTDAGRTGFANYTKQLMQRFGSQINEVEVYNEPNISAFFTGPAAADKPEYYYQLLKSTYAAAKSVNPSVKVIGGATAGVGLPFHEAVFQKGGLAYMDAVSMHPYDHANHPELYLAQFISNLDNLVKQYNGQVSKPIYMTEDGWSSNSGGVSELTQADYLVRSYVIAMSTQKVAKYNWYNFLNKGTIPTDFERNFGLIRHPNDAMGKYVPKPGYAAYAAMTRQLTGANFVSRDKLGAGSSAVHSYVFSNSSGGTTRAMWATTDANVTLNTASAITITDMMGNSQTYAPGNHTLLLTKHPIYVSGNLTGLVYAGPGSPVSGKLYETESLTASTSTGDTRAAFTDVNLSGGAGDKLNANGVGDFVSYSVNVPEAGTFNVRVKVKKLNTRGIYQLSVDGTNQGLPMDGYDPVSNGGVYEELNLGNVNFNTAGNHMFKFTATGKHADSTGYELAVDYVLLNPVAPFVMVRELETEEATISSGDARITLTDQAMSDGGGDKLVANGIGDYISYNSIDLPFTGTYNVKVKVKKLNQRGIFQLSIDGQNQGVPQDTYDPVATGGVYTELDLGTKTFTTAGNKTFKFMITGKHSESLAYDLVLDSITLTK from the coding sequence ATGTCTTTTTTTAAACCTGGAATGTGGGTAGTGTTGATTTGTATGTTTGCCGGCTTGATTACATCTATGGCGATTCCCTCGCCCGCAATGGCGGCAACGCTAAGCATTACGCAGCACAAGCTGGGAAATATTTATCAGACAGGAGAGACCGTTAGCTTTGGAATTACGACGGATCAAAGCTCTGTGGATTATTCGGTTACTGATTATTTAGGCAAAGTGATGGCTTCAGGAAATAAGCCGGTGAACGGGAGTACGACATTAACGCTTAGCTTATCGGCTAAAGGCTATTTTAAGCTGGATTTGAATGCCAAGAGCGGAGCGTCGGTTGTAGCTTCCAAGTCTACGACCTTTGCCATATTGGCGCCTTTCGACACAAGCGGAATCAGTGATTCTTTCTTCAGTGTACAAACTCATTTCGGCAACTCGACCAGACAGCATCCGGAGATAGCACCGTTACTTCAGCTTATGGGAGTAAAAACGGTGCGCGATACTCAAAGATGGGAATATATTGAGACGACTAAAGGGACATATGCGTTCCAACCTTTCCTAACCGACTATATGACGGCTTTAAGCAACAAAGGGATTAAACCTCTCATGACCTTAGCTTTAGATCATTCGCTTTATGACAACGACGGCAATGGAACGGGTGTGACACCTTATACGGATGCGGGAAGAACGGGCTTTGCCAATTATACGAAACAGCTGATGCAGAGATTCGGTTCTCAAATCAATGAGGTTGAGGTCTACAACGAGCCGAACATCTCTGCTTTCTTCACAGGTCCGGCTGCAGCCGATAAGCCTGAATACTATTACCAGCTGCTTAAATCAACCTATGCTGCAGCGAAATCGGTGAATCCGTCGGTGAAGGTTATTGGCGGTGCAACCGCGGGTGTAGGGCTGCCGTTCCATGAGGCGGTATTTCAGAAGGGCGGTTTGGCTTATATGGATGCAGTCAGTATGCATCCATATGATCATGCCAACCATCCGGAGTTGTATTTGGCCCAGTTTATTTCTAACTTGGACAATTTAGTGAAGCAGTACAATGGCCAAGTATCGAAACCGATCTATATGACAGAAGATGGTTGGTCTTCTAATAGCGGAGGCGTGAGTGAGCTGACTCAAGCCGATTATCTGGTTCGGAGTTACGTTATCGCTATGTCCACGCAGAAGGTTGCCAAATATAATTGGTATAACTTCCTTAACAAAGGGACCATTCCGACGGATTTTGAAAGAAACTTTGGACTCATCCGTCATCCGAACGATGCTATGGGTAAATATGTGCCGAAGCCGGGCTATGCTGCGTATGCCGCAATGACCCGGCAGCTGACGGGAGCGAATTTTGTGAGCAGAGATAAATTGGGAGCGGGAAGCTCGGCGGTGCACAGCTACGTTTTCAGTAACAGCTCCGGGGGAACGACACGGGCTATGTGGGCGACTACGGATGCGAATGTAACCTTGAATACGGCTAGCGCCATCACGATTACGGATATGATGGGGAACAGTCAAACCTATGCACCCGGAAATCATACGCTGCTTCTGACCAAACATCCGATATATGTTTCGGGCAATCTGACGGGTTTAGTCTACGCGGGTCCTGGCAGTCCCGTCTCAGGCAAGCTCTATGAAACGGAGTCTCTGACAGCCTCGACTTCAACCGGAGATACCCGCGCAGCTTTTACAGATGTGAATTTAAGCGGAGGCGCGGGGGATAAATTGAACGCGAATGGTGTAGGAGATTTCGTCTCTTACAGCGTCAATGTGCCGGAAGCGGGAACCTTTAATGTGCGTGTTAAAGTAAAAAAACTAAATACGAGAGGTATATATCAGCTATCTGTCGATGGAACTAACCAGGGATTACCGATGGACGGCTATGATCCGGTTTCAAACGGAGGGGTTTACGAGGAACTGAATTTGGGAAATGTAAACTTTAACACTGCAGGTAACCACATGTTTAAGTTTACGGCAACAGGGAAGCACGCAGACAGCACCGGATACGAATTGGCCGTGGATTATGTACTGCTGAATCCGGTCGCTCCCTTCGTAATGGTGAGGGAATTGGAAACCGAGGAAGCGACGATTTCGTCCGGAGATGCACGAATCACGCTTACGGATCAAGCAATGAGCGATGGAGGCGGAGACAAGCTGGTTGCCAACGGAATAGGGGATTACATCTCTTATAACAGTATCGACCTTCCTTTTACCGGAACCTATAACGTGAAGGTGAAGGTCAAAAAGCTGAACCAGCGGGGGATTTTTCAACTTTCCATCGATGGGCAGAACCAAGGAGTACCGCAGGATACTTATGATCCTGTCGCGACAGGCGGGGTGTATACTGAGCTTGACTTGGGGACGAAAACATTTACTACAGCAGGCAATAAAACATTCAAGTTTATGATCACCGGTAAACATAGTGAAAGTCTGGCGTATGATTTAGTGCTTG
- a CDS encoding FAD-dependent oxidoreductase, whose protein sequence is MQIWIPEQQVEVIQDVDVVVAGGGPAGYAAALAAARSGVRTLLIERYGFLGGVGTNSLVAGFSSGFHDGERLVIGGIYSTLRETMYKQGALLKTDNYEPFDPDALAFYYLRTLVDAGVQLLLHTLVTDVVMQGDRIEAILVESKSGRQAIRAHTYIDATGDADVAARAGVDFEIGRPKDGLMQPVSLMFAVGGVDGDKLVREVPPIEDGPFSGHISGETHMIFEGQTERVAKAKEAGYLFHIPRTNIAIAWSLPGRPDVVYANFTRIQNVDGTKAEDLTRAEIEGRFQVEEAVTFFRQFMPGFETCYLQRVAPQVGIRESRRVKGQYTLSEHDIITTRKFSDVVAKAHYMVDIHDPLGQGTHYVKLKKGTSYDIPFRCLIQEQVSNLIVTGRCISATHEAFSSLRVMSISMALGEAAGTAAALAYQNHMVPGELSIGLLQEELVRNGAILE, encoded by the coding sequence ATGCAAATTTGGATTCCCGAGCAGCAGGTGGAGGTTATTCAGGATGTCGACGTTGTCGTTGCGGGCGGCGGTCCTGCAGGCTACGCAGCCGCGCTGGCCGCGGCGCGAAGCGGCGTAAGGACGTTATTAATCGAGCGGTATGGATTCTTGGGCGGTGTCGGCACGAACAGCTTGGTCGCAGGTTTCTCCAGCGGCTTTCATGATGGAGAAAGGCTGGTTATTGGCGGTATTTACAGCACGTTACGCGAGACTATGTATAAGCAGGGCGCACTCCTGAAAACGGACAATTATGAGCCTTTCGATCCGGATGCGTTGGCATTCTACTACTTAAGAACACTGGTGGATGCGGGCGTTCAGCTGTTGCTGCATACGCTCGTCACGGATGTTGTGATGCAAGGAGACCGAATAGAGGCCATTCTTGTCGAGAGCAAGTCGGGCCGACAGGCGATTAGAGCGCATACGTACATCGATGCGACCGGTGATGCAGACGTGGCGGCCCGGGCCGGAGTCGACTTTGAAATCGGCAGACCGAAGGACGGCTTAATGCAGCCGGTTTCCTTGATGTTTGCGGTGGGGGGCGTGGATGGGGACAAGCTGGTACGGGAAGTGCCGCCTATCGAGGATGGGCCGTTCAGCGGACATATCTCGGGAGAAACGCACATGATTTTTGAAGGTCAGACTGAGCGGGTGGCGAAAGCGAAGGAGGCCGGCTATTTATTTCATATTCCGCGTACGAACATTGCCATTGCCTGGAGCCTGCCGGGGCGGCCGGATGTCGTTTACGCTAACTTTACACGGATCCAGAACGTGGACGGCACGAAAGCGGAGGACTTGACTCGCGCAGAGATTGAAGGCCGCTTTCAAGTTGAAGAAGCGGTAACCTTCTTCCGACAATTCATGCCGGGCTTTGAAACGTGTTATCTGCAGCGTGTTGCTCCCCAAGTCGGTATTCGCGAAAGCCGCAGGGTAAAGGGTCAGTATACGTTGTCCGAGCACGATATCATCACCACGCGAAAGTTCAGCGATGTCGTAGCCAAGGCGCATTATATGGTCGATATTCACGATCCGTTGGGTCAAGGCACACACTACGTGAAATTGAAAAAGGGCACCTCATACGATATCCCCTTCCGTTGCCTGATTCAAGAGCAGGTCAGCAACCTGATCGTAACAGGCCGCTGTATCTCGGCTACACACGAGGCGTTCAGCTCGCTGCGAGTCATGTCCATTTCAATGGCACTCGGAGAGGCGGCGGGCACCGCGGCAGCGCTGGCATATCAGAACCATATGGTTCCGGGCGAGTTAAGCATAGGTTTACTGCAGGAGGAGTTGGTTCGAAATGGGGCGATTCTGGAATAA
- a CDS encoding carbohydrate ABC transporter permease has translation MTLNLKKLMVTLLMAVLALILMFPFLWMISASFKISADLFTYPIDWIPATWNIDNYKGVWGGDYNFTLYYWNNIKITLFTVIGSLLTSSLAGFAFAKLNFKGRDALFLLYLGTMIIPSQVLLVPRFIVFDHMGLINSHWAIILPGIFTVFGTFLMRQFFTTIPNELLEAGRVDGAGYWRTYWQICLPLTKPALVSLLILSFTWHWNEYENPLIFLRDENLYTLPLGLTNFVDENGTNYPLMMAASVSSLVPLIVLVASLQKWFVEGVASSGLKG, from the coding sequence ATGACATTGAATTTAAAAAAGCTTATGGTCACGCTGCTGATGGCGGTTTTAGCGCTGATCCTCATGTTTCCGTTTCTGTGGATGATTTCGGCTTCGTTCAAAATCTCGGCAGATCTATTTACATATCCGATTGACTGGATTCCAGCAACGTGGAATATAGACAACTACAAAGGGGTATGGGGAGGGGATTACAACTTCACTTTATATTATTGGAACAATATTAAGATCACATTGTTCACGGTTATAGGCTCGTTGTTAACGAGCTCCCTTGCTGGATTTGCTTTCGCTAAATTGAATTTTAAAGGAAGAGATGCGCTGTTCCTGCTCTATCTGGGGACGATGATTATTCCTTCTCAGGTGTTGTTAGTGCCAAGATTTATTGTATTTGACCATATGGGATTGATTAACAGCCATTGGGCCATTATTCTTCCCGGCATATTTACCGTGTTTGGCACGTTTCTGATGCGGCAGTTTTTTACCACGATTCCGAATGAGCTGCTGGAGGCAGGGCGCGTAGACGGCGCAGGCTATTGGCGGACCTATTGGCAAATTTGTCTGCCGCTTACGAAGCCCGCGCTTGTTTCCCTGCTAATTTTATCGTTTACCTGGCATTGGAACGAATACGAGAATCCGCTTATTTTTTTGCGTGACGAAAATTTGTACACACTTCCGCTGGGATTAACCAATTTTGTGGATGAGAACGGAACGAATTACCCGCTGATGATGGCAGCCTCCGTTTCTTCGCTAGTGCCGCTCATTGTATTGGTAGCTTCATTGCAAAAATGGTTTGTGGAAGGTGTGGCTAGCTCAGGCTTGAAGGGATAG
- a CDS encoding carbohydrate ABC transporter permease, which translates to MVRQWNNQRLREHIAGYLFILPNLLGVLFFIIVPLVFSFILIFMDWDYLKGLDGLSFTGFDNIILMFKDDYLLTSLKNNVIFTAVTVPASMALGLVVAVILNKHVYWRNVWRTLFFLPYVSSLVAISIVWSVIYNSSSGPLNSFLRSMGIQNPPGWLADPKWALFSIIIMVVWTYIGYTMVLYMAGLQGISKDLYEASEIDGAGAIHQFIKVTIPMLKPTSFLIAITLIISTFQVFAVVNVMTKGGPLNSTMVLSYHIYLQAFQHYKMGYAAAMSWFLFLIIFAVTLVQWRSQKKWQQHF; encoded by the coding sequence TTGGTACGGCAATGGAATAATCAGAGGCTGAGAGAACACATAGCCGGTTACTTATTTATTTTACCTAATTTATTGGGCGTGCTGTTTTTTATCATCGTGCCGCTGGTGTTTAGCTTTATTCTCATATTCATGGATTGGGATTATTTGAAAGGGTTGGATGGACTGAGCTTTACCGGATTCGACAATATCATTCTCATGTTCAAGGACGACTATTTGCTTACTTCGCTGAAAAACAATGTCATCTTTACCGCTGTGACCGTACCCGCCTCGATGGCCTTGGGTCTTGTGGTGGCGGTTATTCTGAACAAGCATGTTTATTGGCGGAACGTCTGGCGAACGCTTTTTTTCCTGCCGTATGTGAGCTCGCTCGTGGCCATATCCATCGTATGGAGTGTGATCTATAATTCATCGTCGGGCCCGCTCAACAGCTTCTTGCGGTCAATGGGTATTCAGAATCCCCCAGGATGGCTGGCTGACCCTAAATGGGCGTTGTTTTCCATCATCATCATGGTGGTGTGGACGTACATCGGCTATACGATGGTGCTGTATATGGCAGGTCTCCAGGGGATTTCCAAAGATTTGTATGAAGCCTCAGAAATCGACGGAGCAGGCGCTATCCATCAATTCATCAAAGTTACGATTCCGATGCTGAAGCCGACCAGCTTTCTAATTGCGATTACGCTGATCATTTCAACCTTTCAGGTATTCGCGGTAGTCAATGTGATGACCAAAGGGGGACCGCTCAATTCGACAATGGTACTCTCTTATCATATTTATCTTCAAGCGTTTCAACATTATAAGATGGGTTACGCGGCTGCGATGTCCTGGTTTTTATTCTTGATTATTTTCGCGGTTACGCTGGTGCAGTGGCGGAGTCAGAAAAAATGGCAGCAGCATTTTTAA
- a CDS encoding ABC transporter substrate-binding protein, with product MNQRGQKLASILLVTTLFLTACGANTGSPAATETNGGDGASAVEKKQVALKIWGGVPEESGPKDVVTAWNNANPDIQVEYVRYVNDDSGNTKLDTALVSQSDPPDLFFSYGETYLNRRIHAGMTIELDDLIDKSGLKVDEVIGNANIVKTDGKTHYLPAMKQISAILMNKTVLDAAGEKVPDSWTWDEYTALALKLTKSGMAGSFIQNPGETIQRFTLITSKPKDFSYKEDGTSNFDSAALRKGLELQKELYDKGAMVKWAETITNKLAPQSELFTGKAAMVFGGTHLIRYVKDLTGFPRDFQVVFAPTPQYQKGTNVNVAGFNDFMSINKNSKHKEKAMKFMTWYLTEGNNLMIPGGRIPSNKKADMDKVVEQVVGDAAAQMDIDSLKKVLKADYVYPAQTISTAFPALTTILNEESEKYFMNVQDLDKTMSALKTRADDAIESVKK from the coding sequence ATGAACCAAAGAGGACAAAAGCTAGCTTCAATACTGTTGGTAACGACATTATTTCTTACAGCATGCGGTGCGAACACAGGAAGTCCTGCAGCTACGGAAACCAATGGCGGGGATGGTGCGTCAGCAGTCGAAAAGAAGCAGGTGGCATTAAAGATATGGGGCGGTGTTCCTGAAGAAAGCGGTCCGAAGGACGTCGTTACGGCATGGAATAATGCGAATCCGGATATTCAAGTGGAATATGTGCGATATGTGAACGATGATTCGGGCAATACGAAATTGGATACCGCTTTGGTGAGTCAATCCGATCCGCCGGACCTGTTCTTCAGCTATGGGGAAACGTATTTGAACCGCCGTATTCATGCCGGTATGACGATTGAACTGGATGATTTAATTGACAAAAGCGGCTTGAAGGTTGATGAAGTAATCGGCAACGCTAACATTGTTAAGACGGATGGTAAAACACACTATTTGCCAGCTATGAAGCAAATCTCGGCGATATTAATGAATAAAACAGTGTTGGATGCGGCCGGGGAGAAGGTACCGGATAGCTGGACATGGGATGAGTATACCGCCTTAGCATTAAAATTAACGAAAAGCGGCATGGCCGGAAGCTTTATCCAAAACCCGGGGGAAACGATCCAGCGGTTTACTTTAATTACCTCCAAGCCAAAAGATTTCTCCTATAAGGAGGATGGAACCTCCAACTTTGACAGCGCCGCGCTAAGAAAAGGTCTTGAGCTTCAAAAAGAATTGTATGACAAAGGCGCTATGGTGAAATGGGCGGAGACCATTACAAATAAGCTTGCTCCGCAAAGTGAATTGTTCACCGGTAAAGCCGCGATGGTATTCGGAGGTACGCATTTAATCCGTTATGTGAAAGATTTGACAGGCTTTCCGCGTGATTTTCAAGTGGTCTTCGCGCCAACACCGCAATATCAAAAAGGCACGAATGTGAATGTAGCAGGCTTCAACGATTTCATGTCGATTAACAAAAACAGCAAACATAAAGAAAAAGCTATGAAATTTATGACTTGGTATCTTACCGAGGGCAATAATCTTATGATTCCGGGCGGCCGCATCCCAAGCAACAAAAAAGCGGATATGGATAAGGTTGTCGAACAAGTTGTAGGCGATGCCGCAGCACAGATGGATATAGACTCCTTGAAAAAGGTGCTGAAGGCCGATTATGTGTATCCGGCTCAAACCATTTCGACCGCATTCCCGGCGTTGACGACGATATTGAATGAAGAATCAGAGAAGTATTTCATGAACGTTCAGGATCTCGACAAGACCATGTCCGCACTGAAGACAAGAGCGGACGATGCGATAGAGTCTGTTAAGAAATAA